CAGGACGATTCAGTTGGGTCATTAACCAAACCGAAGCTTCTCGAAACCCGATAATCAAAATGAGTAGACCAATCCATGCTGGCCAATCGATACTTTTAATAAATTGCATAATTTTTAAACTTTTAATTGCACTTATCACGTTTTAACGCATTTAATCTTCGATTTCAAACTCTTCTAGAGGTCTTTTAAATTGTTCCGCCTTCATACCCAAGATTTCATCAAGAGGTAAGTGGGCTTGTCGAATCAATTGCTCAAGTTTTTGCGGAGCCATATTCACCCTTAAAATGAGATGACCGAGATCATCATGACGTTCAGCTTGAATTACATTTAATGCATAAAGCTGGGTACGAAGTTTGCCGTATTCAGGCTTCAGTACCACATCAAAGCTTTGAATCTGCCCCATGAGGCACTCTTGAACCGCTTGCTTAAGTAAATCTAAGCCTTGACTTGAATGAGCCGATACATAGACACGATCGGGTTGATGCGGTTTGGCATAAATGATTTTCGCATCTTCACCAGATTGATCAATTTTGTTGTAAACCCGAAGAATCGGCACGTCTGTACCAATTTCCTTAAGCACTTTTTCAACGGCTTCAATTTGCTCCAACATGTCAGGGCTACTTGAATCGATCACATGCAGCAGTAAGGTCGCTTCTAGTGTTTCTTCAAGCGTGGCTTTAAATGAGTCGACCAAAGCATGCGCAAGGTTACGCACGAAACCTACTGTATCTGCAAGTACCAGCGCGCCTATGCCATCCCAATTTAAACGGCGTAAGGTAGGGTCCAATGTTGCAAACAATTGATCTGCCGCATAAACATCGCTTTCTGCGAGAATATTAAACAGGGTTGATTTGCCCGCATTGGTATAACCGACCAAAGATACGGTGGGGATAGAGGCTTTTTGACGCGCTGCACGACCTTGAATACGGGTTAAACGCACTTTTTCTAATTTTTCTTTGAGTTGACTGATGCGTAAACGGAGCAGTCGACGGTCGGTTTCGAGTTGTGTCTCACCTGGACCACGTAAGCCAATCCCGCCTTTTTGACTATCCAGTCCCATGCGACCACCGACCAGACGTGAGGACAAATGATCAAGCTGAGCCAGCTCAACCTGTAGCTTTCCTTCATGCGTTCGCGCACGCTGCGCGAAAATATCTAAAATGAGGCGAGTACGATCAATGACGCGGCACTGAATAACACGTTCTAGGTTACGTTCTTGGGAAGGGCTAAGTGAGTGATCAAAAATCACGATATCGGCTTCAATGGCTTTGACCAATTCTGCAATTTCTTCTGCCTTACCTGAGCCGATAAAATATTTAGGGTCAGGCTTCACGCGTTGAGCTTGAACATGTTCAAGAATGTCAGCACCTGCTGATTTTGCCAGTAATCGAAATTCTTCTTGATCAAGGTCTTGCAGTATTTGTACAGAAACACTGACTAAGACAGCGCGTTCACTTCCTTGATGTTGCTCAAAATCTTCCACTCAGGCCTAACTCCACTTCAAAATTGTATTTTAGTGGAAATTCACCTGCTCGGGTGAATTAGATACCAATTAACCTAATTGTGACTGAAACAGTCGCACAAAACCAAATAGACACAGCACCATAAACATCACATTGATGAAAATATAGAACAGTGCATGAGGGATAGATAAAGAACACGGTTCTGATTGAGCAGGGATATTGATCATTATGATAAATCTATATTTTCGATTAATTTATAATAATTGATTTAATTATTGAATTAAAATTGAATTTATTAATCGGGCTTTTCGGTTTTTATAATCAATGCAAGGATGCTTGGAAACGTATAGAATATTTGAAAATGAACGATAAAAAGCCAACAGGGCTTTGATTAGTGAAGAATCTATGACTCAGGTAATACCCCAAAAATTGAATATTTTTACTAAACCATGGCTTTATACTCGAAAAATTGCTGCAGGTACTGCGGCAGTGACCGAAGGTTTTTATCTGATTTTCAGACATCAAATGTATCAGCAGCCAAATAATCCAAACAATACGCGCTACGTACAACATTTTTGTCGCCGTCTATGTCAGGTGTTTAATATTGAGGTGCAAGTCCATGGCGAAATTCCAAGACAGCCAGCGCTTTGGGTTAGCAATCATATTTCTTGGTTAGATATTGCGGTGTTGGGCTCAAGCGCGCGGGTATTTTTTTTAGCAAAAGCTGAAATCGAAAATTGGCCAATTTTTGGGAAATTGGCAAAAGGTGGCGGAACGCTGTTTATTAAACGCGGTTCAGGAGACTCGATCCGGATTAAAGAACAAATCACGGAATTCTTAAAACAAGATATTCCAGTGCTGTTTTTCCCAGAAGCCACCACCACGGACGGCAGTACAGTCAAAAAAGTTCATGGACGTATATTGGCAGCTGCAATTGACGCCAATAAGCCTGTTCAAGTGTGTTTGATTTGCTATGTCAATAAACAAGGCGAGCTTGATAGCATCGCGCCGTATATCGGCAATATTCGTTTTGCCGATCATGTCAAAGCGATGCTCGAGATGTCAAAAGTTGTTGCCCACTTGAAAGCTTTGCCTGCAATTGATGTAGAAGGACATACTGTGGATAGCTTAACCAAGTTGGTACAGGAAAAAATGCGACAGGGTTTGGCAGAGTTGCAACAGGCCGTTTTAGTTAAAGCTGAAATAGAATGAGATATGAATGGGGCTTAATGCTTGCAAACTTTCTTCCAGAAAATATAGACATCTGACAAGTGATCAACGCTAGAATTAAAGGTTGATCAAGAAAAATAAGGCCGAACATCAGCCTTATTTTTACTCAAAATTTTATAAAAATTATATTCCAATTGGATAAAGGTTTAAATAAAGATCTGCATAAATGGATGAAGTTGCCTTTACATGAAACCTTCAATCGGTAACCATGAAATAACTTTAATCCCTGCTTTTTGCCACCATTTCATTTTTGGCTCAGACGTTAAAGTCTTTATGCCAGCAGGTGTGCTGTGCTCCCAATTAATGTTGTTCTTCGAGTCTAAAACCAATTTATAGGCGTACTTCTTTAGATTGGCATCCATAGTCTTATGCACGGCATCCGCCAGTGGCTTGCTGTCTAAAATCACTCCAATTTCAGTATTTAAATTGGCTGAGCGTGGATCAAAGTTAAACGAGCCAATAAACACCTGTTTGTCATCCAGTGTCATCATTTTGGCATGAAGACTTGAACGGCTGAGACCCTTGAGGCTGACTTTAGATTCTTTTGAGATTTGCGGATTATTTTTGTTTTGAAATTCTTCAGGAATTGCAGGCAAGAACTCATACAGCTGTACGCCATTTTTAAGCAAGTCTTCACGGTACTTTGCATAAAATGCATGCACCAATGCGACATCATTGGCTTTAAAGGAGTTGGTGAGCACACGAACTTGCACCCCAGACTGTGCCAATGCACTTAAACGTTGTTCGCCTTTTTTCTCGGGTACAAAGTAAGCTGAAATAATATCGACCGTTTCCTCAGGTTTTTCTAAACGTCCCACTAGTTGAAAGTTGAGATGCTCTTCCTTTTTAGCTTTGGCATTGATCTTTTCTGGCGAGTCTTTAATCACTTGTGCTTTGACCCAATCGAGTTGAATATCATGATTTAACCAATGATCAAAGTCGTGGGTTCTGTTGCTCAAGTCTAAATAGTTTTGAACTGAAATTTCTCGATAATGCTGGCTGAGCTGTGCTTTTAAGCTGTCATAACGCAAGGTATATTGTTGATGATTGACAATATTTCGCACAGGATAAGCAAAACTATGGTTCCAGTATTCGTCAAATGAGTGAGTAATGTCATCGACTGCATGTCCAACCAACATCACATCGACATCTGAAAATTGGTAACTGTCACTGACGTTATAATATTGATTACTCATATTACGCCCGCCAATCAAGGTAATTTGATTGTCGGCTGTAAACGTTTTGTTATGCATTCGACGGTTAATACGCTTTAAATCTAAGACCATATCGACAGGTCTAAAGCGCCGAAACTTATAGGGGTTAAACAGTTTTACATCGATATTTTGATGTTGATCCAAAGCCAAATAAATGCTTTCCATCGCTTTGGCATTATTATCATCCATCAGTAAACGAACTTTGACACCACGGTCAGCTGCTTGAATAATTTTATAAAGTGCCAGTGCTCCAACTTTATCATTATCCCAAATATAATATTGTAAATCTAAGGTTTTTTCTGCTTTATCAATCAGTTGGATGCGTGCAGCAATCGCTTCCAAAGGTTCGTATAAAATATGATATCCGGTCAATTCCGGGTATTGTATTTTAAGCGGATTGATAATCTTCGCCAAAGGAGTCTGATCGGTTTCAATATCATAAGCAAATTGTGGTGTGATCGGCTGTTGTTTGGGTAAAGTCGTACACGCAGGCAAGCCAAAGATCAAACATGAACTTAAAATGAAGACGGCTTTACCAGATGTCTTCGGTTTGTGAGCCAATTGCGGTAATTGGTTCGTGTTGTTGTTCATGTCTTGCATATCTATGTCTGAGAACTCGCTAGGCTAGAGTATAATTGGCTGGCGTCTAAAGATAAATAAAGTGATCCGACGTTCATCGTCTAAGAGATTAAATATGCTTACCATCAACATCATCCTAAACGGATTTTATATCAGCTTTGCAATGCTTGCCATATGGGGCATTGGGCAGGCTTGGCTGAGTCAATCTCGAACTGAAACGATCCATCCGTTTAAAGCATTCGTACATTTGTTGGCATTTTACTTATCTTATTTATTAATTCCACTGTTCTTCTTTAGTATTTTTGCAGGATGGATTGGATATTTTTCACTCCATCAAAGTATATTCGTTTTCCTACTCAGTGGCTTACTGATTTATGCACGTTTTATCGAACCACATTCAATTAAAATAAATCATGTGCAGTATACACTCAGTTCAGACCAGCCTTTTGCTCGTCCTGTCCGTGTTGCTCTTATTGCAGATTTGCATATTGGTTTATTTTCAGGGCATGAGCGTCAGCTACGTATGATTGTAGACAAAATTAATCAGCAAAAGCCCGATTTTGTCGTGGTTGCTGGGGATTGGACGTATGAGCCTGAAAATAAACTCGCAGAAGAGTTGGCGGTATTAAAAAACATTCAAGCACCGGTCTATTCGGTGAATGGTAATCATGATGAACAATATCCCGGTCCTCCGATTCAAGAACTTTTAAGACACGCCCTTGAAGTGAATAATGTCATGGATATCGAAGGGAAGATTGTTGAATTTGATGATTTTCGTTTAATTGGTGTCGGTGACTTGTGGGCAGGCAAAGCGGATATGCGTTATATGCCAGAGCTTCCACAAGACAAGCCTTGGCTGATTTTGTCGCATAATCCCGATACAGTCGATATGGTGCCTAAACTGCCCACCCATCCTTTAATGCTCTCTGGGCACACACATGGCGGTCAAGTTGAACTGCCGTGGTTAACCGATTATGTGATGAAGAAAGTCTCGATATTGGGGCACAAACGCGGTCTGTATCAGCATGATCATGCCAACGTTTTTGTGTCAGTCGGAACGGGGATGGTCGGTGTGCCTTTTCGTTTTCGCGCCCCCCCAATGATTGATATTATTGAATTGAGTTAGTGGATGAAAATCCCTTGAATTGAGTGAAAAAAGCCGGCAATTAAGCCGGCTTTTTTAAAGTGTTAAATACACTTAAATTTGATTATTGACATCATCATTTTTGGTTTCACGAATCATTAAGAATGCGACTAATGACAGTAATGAAGCTGCCGTTAAGTAGTAACCAACCGCATATAAACCGTAGGTAGTTGCCAATTTGGTTGCAATCAGTGGAGCGAATGACGCACCAAAAATACCCGCCATATTGAAGGTTAAAGCTGAACCCGTATAACGAACTGAG
This genomic window from Acinetobacter sp. TGL-Y2 contains:
- the hflX gene encoding ribosome rescue GTPase HflX; its protein translation is MEDFEQHQGSERAVLVSVSVQILQDLDQEEFRLLAKSAGADILEHVQAQRVKPDPKYFIGSGKAEEIAELVKAIEADIVIFDHSLSPSQERNLERVIQCRVIDRTRLILDIFAQRARTHEGKLQVELAQLDHLSSRLVGGRMGLDSQKGGIGLRGPGETQLETDRRLLRLRISQLKEKLEKVRLTRIQGRAARQKASIPTVSLVGYTNAGKSTLFNILAESDVYAADQLFATLDPTLRRLNWDGIGALVLADTVGFVRNLAHALVDSFKATLEETLEATLLLHVIDSSSPDMLEQIEAVEKVLKEIGTDVPILRVYNKIDQSGEDAKIIYAKPHQPDRVYVSAHSSQGLDLLKQAVQECLMGQIQSFDVVLKPEYGKLRTQLYALNVIQAERHDDLGHLILRVNMAPQKLEQLIRQAHLPLDEILGMKAEQFKRPLEEFEIED
- a CDS encoding lysophospholipid acyltransferase family protein, giving the protein MTQVIPQKLNIFTKPWLYTRKIAAGTAAVTEGFYLIFRHQMYQQPNNPNNTRYVQHFCRRLCQVFNIEVQVHGEIPRQPALWVSNHISWLDIAVLGSSARVFFLAKAEIENWPIFGKLAKGGGTLFIKRGSGDSIRIKEQITEFLKQDIPVLFFPEATTTDGSTVKKVHGRILAAAIDANKPVQVCLICYVNKQGELDSIAPYIGNIRFADHVKAMLEMSKVVAHLKALPAIDVEGHTVDSLTKLVQEKMRQGLAELQQAVLVKAEIE
- a CDS encoding phospholipase D family protein → MNNNTNQLPQLAHKPKTSGKAVFILSSCLIFGLPACTTLPKQQPITPQFAYDIETDQTPLAKIINPLKIQYPELTGYHILYEPLEAIAARIQLIDKAEKTLDLQYYIWDNDKVGALALYKIIQAADRGVKVRLLMDDNNAKAMESIYLALDQHQNIDVKLFNPYKFRRFRPVDMVLDLKRINRRMHNKTFTADNQITLIGGRNMSNQYYNVSDSYQFSDVDVMLVGHAVDDITHSFDEYWNHSFAYPVRNIVNHQQYTLRYDSLKAQLSQHYREISVQNYLDLSNRTHDFDHWLNHDIQLDWVKAQVIKDSPEKINAKAKKEEHLNFQLVGRLEKPEETVDIISAYFVPEKKGEQRLSALAQSGVQVRVLTNSFKANDVALVHAFYAKYREDLLKNGVQLYEFLPAIPEEFQNKNNPQISKESKVSLKGLSRSSLHAKMMTLDDKQVFIGSFNFDPRSANLNTEIGVILDSKPLADAVHKTMDANLKKYAYKLVLDSKNNINWEHSTPAGIKTLTSEPKMKWWQKAGIKVISWLPIEGFM
- a CDS encoding metallophosphoesterase, yielding MLTINIILNGFYISFAMLAIWGIGQAWLSQSRTETIHPFKAFVHLLAFYLSYLLIPLFFFSIFAGWIGYFSLHQSIFVFLLSGLLIYARFIEPHSIKINHVQYTLSSDQPFARPVRVALIADLHIGLFSGHERQLRMIVDKINQQKPDFVVVAGDWTYEPENKLAEELAVLKNIQAPVYSVNGNHDEQYPGPPIQELLRHALEVNNVMDIEGKIVEFDDFRLIGVGDLWAGKADMRYMPELPQDKPWLILSHNPDTVDMVPKLPTHPLMLSGHTHGGQVELPWLTDYVMKKVSILGHKRGLYQHDHANVFVSVGTGMVGVPFRFRAPPMIDIIELS